TTCTTTTACCGTGAGTTCGGCGATCTCAGAGAGCTCCAGCAGGGAGCGGGTGGGACTTTGTATGGTGATCTGCATGATCGGGTCGGAGTCGGCATCTGCTTTCGAAACGGTTGGAGGATCGGCATCGCGGGGTAGGTAGCGTTGTGCAACGGAGACTTTGTCGCGCACGTCGTTGGCTGCCGTTTCCATGTCAACACTCAGTTCGAACTCCACGGTGATGCGGGAGCTGCCCTGACTGCTGCGACTCACCAGGGATCGGATGCCCGGGATGCCGTTTATGTTTTGCTCCAGCGGCTCGGTGATCTGGTTTTCGATCACCTCGGCGTTGGCTCCAGGGTAGGAGACATGTACGGTGATGATGGGGTTGTCCACGCTGGGGTACTCCCTTACCGCGAGGTTGGTATAGCCGATGATGCCGAAAATGATGATGATCAGTACCATCACGGTGGCGAGAACCGGTCGTTTGATGCTAAGTTCTGAAAAGTTCATAGGTCTGCGTATCTCCTTGCTCGTTTCATTCTTATTCAGTGCTGTTTGGTACCATCTCCGTAATCCGTACCGGCATGCCGGTACGAAGCTGCATCACTCCCGTCGTGAGGAGGGTATCACCCACCGAGAGACCACTGGTCACCTCTACTGAAGAAGCGGTACGCATGCCGGTGGTGATCTCCACCTCTTTGGCCTTGCCGTTTTCGTAGATGTATGTGATGTCCCGTCCGATCTCCTTCACCGTGGAGATGCTGGGAATTACGATGGCATTTTCGATCTGATCCAGCTTGATGCGGATGGTGGCCGACTGTCCCGGTTTCATCTTCAGGTCACTGTTGGGATATCGCGCCCGCGCGAAGAGGCTGAGCGTTTTTACGTCGAGGCGTGACTCCACCGCATAGACTGATGCTTGATACTCCTGCAGGTCGTTTTCAACCGTGAAGGTGATCTCTGTTCCCGGTTTGATCTTGTTTACAAAATTTTGTGTGAGGGAGAATTCTATCTTCAGTGGTGAGATTTTGGTAAGATTGGCGACCACCACTGAAGGAGAGGCGTAGGCTCCTTCGCTCACCTGCCTCAGTCCGATCATCCCGCTGAAAGGTGCGCGCATCTCTGTCTGCCGGATACGGGCCTTCACCAGCTCGATCTCTGCCTTCAGTGTTTCCAACTGGGTGGAGACCGACTGATAGGTCTCCTGGCTGATGGCATCCTTCTCCAAAAGTGTCTGTTGACGATAGAGACGATCTTCGGCCAGCGGTAACTGAGCCTCCAGCTTCTTCAACTCCGCCTGCAGGGGTGCATCGTTCACCTTTGCGAGTAGCGTTCCCTTTTGTACAAAGCTCCCCTCCCTGAAATTGATGTTGGTGATTTTACCCGATGTCTCAAAGGTGAGATCCACCTCTTCATCGGGGAGCAGGATTCCGGTGATGCGGAAGATGTTCTCCAGCACTTGTGGTTGCAATACGGTGGCATTGACCGCCAGCTGTTGTCTGCCACCGACGGGGCCCACAGGCGATCTGGCTTCGGTTTGTTGTCCGGAAGTGAAGATCTTCCTGATCTTCGGATAGAATGCCATTCCAAGTATCAGCAAAGCGATAGCTGCAAAGAGGATGATCTTTGTTTTCTTATTCATGTAGTATCGAAATCTTTTCCTGTTAGAAGTTTGAATACCGCTGTGAATCTTTGTAAAGGTGTGAACGCACCACTCATCACCCAGTTATAGAGCACATCGGATATTTTCCTTCAAAATTACCCATTTCACAGCTATATCATGTTCCCAGAGGAGTCATTTTTTGTTTTTTTAGCGCTTTATCGACCAATCAGCCATATTTTTCGATGAAACGGTTGATAGGTATGCAAAGAATAACTAATTTTGACACTCCATCATGACCCTATATAAGTTAATCTGTCACATAAAATGAAACATCTGAACAAATTACTCTTGCTGTTGATAACGATGAATGCCATAACCTTATCAATCACAGCCCAGGATTGGGCCAACCTGAACCGTTTCAGGGAGGATAACGCCAAACTCGCTGCTCCCCGAACCTGCGATGATCGGGTCGTCTTCATGGGGAACTCCATCACACAGGGGTGGATAGACATGGTGCCGGAGTTCTTTGCCGGTCGTCACTACATCAACCGTGGCATTGGCGGACAAACAACACCGCAGATGCTGATCCGCTTTCGTCAGGATGTGATACACCTGCAGCCCAAGGTGGTGGTGATCCTTGCCGGTATCAACGACATCGCGGGTAACACGGGGCCTTCCAGCCTGGAGATGATTGAAGATAACCTGCATTCGATGACCGAGCTGGCTCAGGCCAAAGGCATCCAGGTGGTACTCTGTTCGGTGCTGCCGGCAATTGATTTCCCCTGGCGTCCGGGAATGGAGCCTGCTGATAAGGTGGTGGAGTTGAATAAACGAATAGAGTCATATGCCACGTTGAAGGGAGCGGTCTATTGCGACTACTTCACAGCGATGGTTGACGAACACAACGGTTTACCTGAAGAACTCTCGGGTGATGGTGTACATCCCAACGTAGAAGGTTACGCGATCATGGCTCCTATCGTGGAGAAGGCGATAGCCCGTGCCCTGCTGATGTGGAAAGGCAACTGATGTAAAGACAGAAGAGCCCCATATTAAGGGGCCCTTCTGATTCATATGATACCGGCCAAACTTCAGCCTTCCTTTCTACAATTTTATTCCACAAATTGATAATCATTTGCATTTCTCATTCCCGGAACACCGTAGTAATTATCAAAGTCTCCTTTGATTAATACCTGTTTGTCTATGTTTAAGGGATTGTCGCATATGTTCAGAGCTTCCTTCACTGGTATTGCACCGAAGAAAATCGGCAACATAAGTGTAGAAATCGTTTCACCCGGGTTGTCCGCCAGGGCCACATTTGTCCTGACCTCCCATGTGTTATCGGTCACGAAATTTGAGGTGGTGAGGTAAAATGCACCTACGATATAACCTTTTACCCAGACATCATCTTTTCCCTGGCGATTGATGGCCTGTGCAACGCTATAAGGATATTCCTTTGAACCTTTGAGTTGCGGTGGGGTATCTGCCGAACGCTCAGCAGTGAAAGACACAGAAGGCGGTGTAATCCATGGGGTTATTTCGGTCGAGTCAGTTTCCACCCTTACTTTGTCTGTGTATAGCATTGCATTGAATGTGTATTGTGTCGATTCGGATAAGGGACCTGAATTGAACAGCGTATTTAGCGATACTTTATAGGCTTCCAATCCATCCTCGATTAGAAACCAGAGGTCGCTGCCCGAGAGATCAGTTCCAGGCATTAGAATTGCCTCAGCCAGGGTACAGTCATCGTTCACACAACAAACAATGTCAGTTTTTGCTGAATCAACCGTCAGACTTTTGTCGGTCAGATTAAATGAGCCGACAGTGGGAACCCCTGTGATGATCACCGAGAAATCACTCTGCTCGATTACCCGATAATGCTCCACCTGAAACACAATCCTGGAAAGCTTGTGGGAGAAACGCATGGTTATCTGGCTTTCTGTCTGGCTCACGTTCTTCACATTATCGGCATACATCAGGTCGATCGCTGATTGGTTGGATTGAGACGTCAGGTCGATTGGGATGTTGAATGCTGAGATGTCCTCCCGGAAAGGATAATACCCGATAAAATCAACGGCATCACCATTGGTGGGGAAGTAGATAATTTCATTCTCACTCATTGGTTCAAAATGACCTGTTTCCTCACTGTATATGTATTTTAAATTTTTTTTCGGCGCTGAAGCATTGAGCTCGTCACCGTTCATTTTCATAAATACCCCTATGGCATCGTCCTGATCCCAGGTGGAACCGGAAAGACGCGTTTTCATGCCTTCAATCTCTGCAGTCATACGGACAGCAGTTTTCGTTCCTAATGGATTGATCTTTTCTCCTTCACAAGCGATAAGAAGCACACCGATCATCAACGTTAATAATAAATTTTTCATAATACAGAATTTAAAAGAATAGAATATTATAGATGCTAAAGAACAGCGCATTGTTGGAGGACCTGAGATTGGTGAAAGATTGCAATTTTGTGATATCCTTTTAGATAGCGTTGAAAATTAACATAAATAATTTTAATTAATCCGAACGGAAAATCAATTTATATTTAGACTAAATATAAATAAGCTCTGATGTTTTTTGGAAGGGCGAAGACAGAAATGTAGGTTGTTAAGGAGAAATTTATTTGATTCTGCCGGTATTACGGTATTCCATGGGGGTGGTGCCCACTTTTTTCTTGAAAAAAGATAGAAAATACTCGTAAGAGTTGAAGTTGAGTTCAAATGCTACCTCCTTTATGGAGTGATTTGTTTCAGTTAGCATCTCCTTCGCTTTTCTCAACTTCAGCTCCTGGAAATATTGTGCGGGTGAGTAACCGGTATACTCCTTAAAGACTTTGCGGAAGAGTGAATAACTGATCCCCAGGTTTTGTGCCAGCTCTTTTATCTCCAGGTTTTTAAGAATGTTTTCGCACATGATCACCTTTGCTCTTTCAATCTTTTGTGCTGAGTCATTTGTTTCGAAGTTCTTGTTCTGAGCCAAGGAAAGGATGGTCCCCAAGATGTTGAATACTATTCCTGCAAGGTTTTGTTGTGCTGCGGTTTTATCTTCCTTGGCAATCTTGATTGCAGAGGAGAATAGGTTGACAAGATCTTCATTTACTCCCACATCGAGGATTTGGTTTTCCTGTGAAAAAAATCCCTGTGAGACAATATTGTCAATGATCATTCCTTCAAAGCCGATGTAATACTCGTTCCAGCCGGTATCTTTCTGTGGTGAATAGGTGTGCCATTGTCCCGGGAAGAGCACCATTGCCTGCCCTTTGGTGATGCTGGTACGTCGGGTTGACTTGGAGGAAAAGCTCCCTTTACCTTTACTGATGTATACAATTTGATATTCGGATAGTATTCTTCCTTTGCCCGGGTGGAAATAATAGTTTTTCGGATGTTCTGTGGAGGGATAGAGTGAATGGGGAGGAATGGGTTGAAAGCCGACTGTATTGACAGTGAGCCCAAACTTCTTATCCCTCTCGTTGACCAACAGGTATTTGAAGTCGATGCCTAAGTCATTGAATCTCATCTTTTCTGTTTTTCAGCGGCACTGTTTTTGTGTGCTTTCCCATTTTTACCGGCGGTAAATATACAAAAAAATTAGCAATGCGGTATCACGTAGTTTGTATTTTACGTCATACCGCATTGAGCCAAAAGAATCCACTGTCTTTCAAACCTGTTTTGCAGGATCAGAATAGATTGGGAATGATTAATGAGAAGATCAGGATAGCCATTCCGAAGGCAAGGAAGGTGACAGCTTTGTTGCCGGCTCCTTTCCATTCCTTCAGAATGATGCCCCACACGTTGCTGAATATCACGTTGAGTGACATTAGGATGCTCCAGGAAAAAGCCATCATCACACTGTTGGCCTCAAAGAAGCTTTGTCCCATACCAAGGCCGAAGAACTGTGAGTACCAGAGCAATCCTGCCAGGGCACAGAAAAGCAGGTTATTGATCAACACTGCTTTCGATGAGCGCCCAATTTCCCCACCAGTTTTGTTTTTCCGGTTCATGTAGAGACAATAAACCAGGTTTGTCAGAAATCCACCGAATGTAACCAGCAGGGTCACCGGGTTCTGTGCAAACAAATCGGAGGCGCCGGCAGCCATAGCCGCTTCTTTCACCGGAATTCCTGCACTCAGACCAAGGCTGAAACAGGCACTCATCACACCTGAAAGCAGGGCGATGAGCAATCCTTTCTTCAGTGCGAAGTCTTTGATGGCTTTTCGTCGCTCCTCTTCCGTCATGTTTCGAGAACGGAGGCTACCGGCATAACCCACCAAGGTGATACCCACCAGTGTAACTGCTACGGCGAGCAACAGGATCAATCCTTTGGGTGAGAGCAGATCTGTTCCGGTCAGCATTGCCGGGATAAGGGTACCGAAGGCTGCACAGGTGCCCAGTGCAACTGACTGTCCCAGTGCAATGCCGAGGTAACGCATGCTGAGGCCGAAGGTAAGTCCCCCCACTCCCCAGAGTACACCATATCCAATTGCCTGCAAAGTAGCAGCGCCGGTAGAACCGTAAATCGAGAACAACTCCGGTAAAGAATTGGCCATAAAAGCACCCAACAAGGGAAACACAAGCCAGGCAAAAACACCCTGAACCAGCCAGAAGTTTTCCCATGACCATTCCTTGATTTTGTTGATGGGGACATAGGAACTCGACTGGCCCATGCTGCCCACCGCGATAATTAGCAGACCGAAGATGGTATTCATCGCTTAGTTTCTTTTGGAGGTAATCTCCGATTCATATGCCTGGATCTCCTTGATGTAAGCATCACCCACAGGTACACCCTGCTTGTTGCAGTAATAGTTGTAGAGTATGTTCCAGGGCATTCCTTTCAGCTCTTCGAGGTAGGCCATCCGCTCGAAATTCTTATCTTGTTTCTCATACTCCCGCAACTTTTCGGTCGGTTCCAGAAGGGCTTGAAGCATCGCTTTTTGAGCCGAACGGATTCCCACCACATAAGCCCCGATGCGGTTGATTGAAGCATCGAAATAGTCCAGGCCCATGTGTATCCGGTCCATGTGACCGGAGCGTACGATCTCCTGTGAGATGGCAAGCAGCTCGTCGGTGAGGATCACCACATGGTCGCTGTCCCAACGCTCCGGACGACTCACATGCAGGGTAATTTCAGGAACGAACAGCAACATTGATGAGAGCTTGTCGGAGATTACTTCTGTGGGGTGGAAGTGACCGGCATCGAGGGTGAGGAGCATGTTGTTCTTCACTGCATATCCCATATAAAACTCATGTGATCCCACCACATAGCTCTCGCTGCCTATGCCGAAGAGTTTACATTCCACACAATCTTTCAGATAATCTGTGCTGATCTTTTCAGCTAGTACCTCGTCGAGTGACTCCTGCAATAATCGTCTGTGTTGGTATCGGGAAACCGTTTTGTCTTTCTCCCCATCTGGAATCCAGATGTTGTGGATACAGGCATCACCCTGTTGTCTGCCTATCTCCGCTGCAATCTTCCTGCACTGACGTAGATGGTCTTTCCAGAAGCGTCTGATTTCGGGGTCGAAATCGGAAAGGGTATAGCCACTGCCTGCTTTGTCGTGTGAGAAGAAAGTGGAGTTAAAGTCGAGCATCACGTTTTTCTCTTTGGCCCAATCAATCCAGCTCTGAAAATGTTTCGGTTCTACCTTGTCGCGATCCACAAACTCACCCCCGAAATCGCCATAGGTGGCATGCAGACTGATGCGATGTTTCCCCGGAATCAGTGAGATCACTTTTTCCAAGTCATTTCTGAGCTCTTCAAT
This genomic window from Dysgonomonadaceae bacterium zrk40 contains:
- a CDS encoding efflux RND transporter periplasmic adaptor subunit, with amino-acid sequence MNKKTKIILFAAIALLILGMAFYPKIRKIFTSGQQTEARSPVGPVGGRQQLAVNATVLQPQVLENIFRITGILLPDEEVDLTFETSGKITNINFREGSFVQKGTLLAKVNDAPLQAELKKLEAQLPLAEDRLYRQQTLLEKDAISQETYQSVSTQLETLKAEIELVKARIRQTEMRAPFSGMIGLRQVSEGAYASPSVVVANLTKISPLKIEFSLTQNFVNKIKPGTEITFTVENDLQEYQASVYAVESRLDVKTLSLFARARYPNSDLKMKPGQSATIRIKLDQIENAIVIPSISTVKEIGRDITYIYENGKAKEVEITTGMRTASSVEVTSGLSVGDTLLTTGVMQLRTGMPVRITEMVPNSTE
- a CDS encoding SGNH/GDSL hydrolase family protein is translated as MKHLNKLLLLLITMNAITLSITAQDWANLNRFREDNAKLAAPRTCDDRVVFMGNSITQGWIDMVPEFFAGRHYINRGIGGQTTPQMLIRFRQDVIHLQPKVVVILAGINDIAGNTGPSSLEMIEDNLHSMTELAQAKGIQVVLCSVLPAIDFPWRPGMEPADKVVELNKRIESYATLKGAVYCDYFTAMVDEHNGLPEELSGDGVHPNVEGYAIMAPIVEKAIARALLMWKGN
- a CDS encoding fimbrillin family protein; protein product: MKNLLLTLMIGVLLIACEGEKINPLGTKTAVRMTAEIEGMKTRLSGSTWDQDDAIGVFMKMNGDELNASAPKKNLKYIYSEETGHFEPMSENEIIYFPTNGDAVDFIGYYPFREDISAFNIPIDLTSQSNQSAIDLMYADNVKNVSQTESQITMRFSHKLSRIVFQVEHYRVIEQSDFSVIITGVPTVGSFNLTDKSLTVDSAKTDIVCCVNDDCTLAEAILMPGTDLSGSDLWFLIEDGLEAYKVSLNTLFNSGPLSESTQYTFNAMLYTDKVRVETDSTEITPWITPPSVSFTAERSADTPPQLKGSKEYPYSVAQAINRQGKDDVWVKGYIVGAFYLTTSNFVTDNTWEVRTNVALADNPGETISTLMLPIFFGAIPVKEALNICDNPLNIDKQVLIKGDFDNYYGVPGMRNANDYQFVE
- a CDS encoding helix-turn-helix transcriptional regulator, with protein sequence MRFNDLGIDFKYLLVNERDKKFGLTVNTVGFQPIPPHSLYPSTEHPKNYYFHPGKGRILSEYQIVYISKGKGSFSSKSTRRTSITKGQAMVLFPGQWHTYSPQKDTGWNEYYIGFEGMIIDNIVSQGFFSQENQILDVGVNEDLVNLFSSAIKIAKEDKTAAQQNLAGIVFNILGTILSLAQNKNFETNDSAQKIERAKVIMCENILKNLEIKELAQNLGISYSLFRKVFKEYTGYSPAQYFQELKLRKAKEMLTETNHSIKEVAFELNFNSYEYFLSFFKKKVGTTPMEYRNTGRIK
- the rhaT gene encoding L-rhamnose/proton symporter RhaT, giving the protein MNTIFGLLIIAVGSMGQSSSYVPINKIKEWSWENFWLVQGVFAWLVFPLLGAFMANSLPELFSIYGSTGAATLQAIGYGVLWGVGGLTFGLSMRYLGIALGQSVALGTCAAFGTLIPAMLTGTDLLSPKGLILLLAVAVTLVGITLVGYAGSLRSRNMTEEERRKAIKDFALKKGLLIALLSGVMSACFSLGLSAGIPVKEAAMAAGASDLFAQNPVTLLVTFGGFLTNLVYCLYMNRKNKTGGEIGRSSKAVLINNLLFCALAGLLWYSQFFGLGMGQSFFEANSVMMAFSWSILMSLNVIFSNVWGIILKEWKGAGNKAVTFLAFGMAILIFSLIIPNLF
- a CDS encoding L-rhamnose isomerase gives rise to the protein MKEEQLQRAYEDAKAQYAALGVDIDQAIAKLDQLSISIHCWQADDVSGFENPEGELTGGIQTTGNFPGKARSIEELRNDLEKVISLIPGKHRISLHATYGDFGGEFVDRDKVEPKHFQSWIDWAKEKNVMLDFNSTFFSHDKAGSGYTLSDFDPEIRRFWKDHLRQCRKIAAEIGRQQGDACIHNIWIPDGEKDKTVSRYQHRRLLQESLDEVLAEKISTDYLKDCVECKLFGIGSESYVVGSHEFYMGYAVKNNMLLTLDAGHFHPTEVISDKLSSMLLFVPEITLHVSRPERWDSDHVVILTDELLAISQEIVRSGHMDRIHMGLDYFDASINRIGAYVVGIRSAQKAMLQALLEPTEKLREYEKQDKNFERMAYLEELKGMPWNILYNYYCNKQGVPVGDAYIKEIQAYESEITSKRN